In Acipenser ruthenus chromosome 6, fAciRut3.2 maternal haplotype, whole genome shotgun sequence, the following proteins share a genomic window:
- the hmgn3 gene encoding high mobility group nucleosome-binding domain-containing protein 3 isoform X3 yields MPKRRSEEVADGKDSKKVIKPAATRRSSRILAQGPPQPKQEPNNKKPASKKQAGEKAPAKGKKGAKKDDKPAEGTVPAENGETKTEEAQKTESAGDKKE; encoded by the exons ATGCCGAAGAGGAGG TCTGAggaagttgctgatggcaaagacTCAAAAAAAGTAATAAAGCCAGCG GCAACAAGAAGATCTTCAAGAATCTTAGCT caaggACCTCCACAACCTAAACAAGAGCCTAACAATAAGAAGCCAGCTTCTAAG AAGCAAGCAGGGGAAAAGGCACCAGCAAAAGGCAAGAAAGGAGCTAAAAAAGACGACAAACCAGCTGAAGGCACTGTGCCTGCTGAAAATGGGGAGACCAAGACTGAAGAG gcacaaAAAACTGAATCTGCGGGTGAcaagaaagaatga
- the hmgn3 gene encoding high mobility group nucleosome-binding domain-containing protein 3 isoform X1 translates to MPKRRSEEVADGKDSKKVIKPAATRRSSRILAQGPPQPKQEPNNKKPASKKQAGEKAPAKGKKGAKKDDKPAEGTVPAENGETKTEEICVSRSSVSVSASRSTPPSLLSVKGQAETVKVNKGTKN, encoded by the exons ATGCCGAAGAGGAGG TCTGAggaagttgctgatggcaaagacTCAAAAAAAGTAATAAAGCCAGCG GCAACAAGAAGATCTTCAAGAATCTTAGCT caaggACCTCCACAACCTAAACAAGAGCCTAACAATAAGAAGCCAGCTTCTAAG AAGCAAGCAGGGGAAAAGGCACCAGCAAAAGGCAAGAAAGGAGCTAAAAAAGACGACAAACCAGCTGAAGGCACTGTGCCTGCTGAAAATGGGGAGACCAAGACTGAAGAG atctgtgtttctcGTTCCTCAGTTAGTGTGTCTGCATCTAGAAGTACTCCTCCCAGCTTGCTGTCAGTAAAAGGGCAAGCTGAAACAGTGAAAGTAAATAAGG gcacaaAAAACTGA
- the hmgn3 gene encoding high mobility group nucleosome-binding domain-containing protein 3 isoform X2: MPKRRSEEVADGKDSKKVIKPAATRRSSRILAQGPPQPKQEPNNKKPASKKQAGEKAPAKGKKGAKKDDKPAEGTVPAENGETKTEELVCLHLEVLLPACCQ; the protein is encoded by the exons ATGCCGAAGAGGAGG TCTGAggaagttgctgatggcaaagacTCAAAAAAAGTAATAAAGCCAGCG GCAACAAGAAGATCTTCAAGAATCTTAGCT caaggACCTCCACAACCTAAACAAGAGCCTAACAATAAGAAGCCAGCTTCTAAG AAGCAAGCAGGGGAAAAGGCACCAGCAAAAGGCAAGAAAGGAGCTAAAAAAGACGACAAACCAGCTGAAGGCACTGTGCCTGCTGAAAATGGGGAGACCAAGACTGAAGAG TTAGTGTGTCTGCATCTAGAAGTACTCCTCCCAGCTTGCTGTCAGTAA